A single region of the Photobacterium sanguinicancri genome encodes:
- a CDS encoding electron transfer flavoprotein-ubiquinone oxidoreductase, producing the protein MERECMEFDVVIIGAGPAGLAAACQLMLIAKQQKKPPPNVCVLEKGAEVGAHILSGAVFETRALDELFPDWEHTDAPIVSQVAENHLYWLTNANNHLVIPEHLAPDSMNNDGNYIISLGLLCRWLAKQAEQLGVEIFPGFAASDICYDSSNAVTGVITSDMGRDKQGTPKATFEAGIELKAKYTIFAEGSRGHLGKQLIAHYHLDNNKPPQHYALGIKELWKIPAKQHQEGLVIHGTGFPLSESDSTGGSFLYHLEGNRLEDQNSEEHYVAVGLIVDLNYQNPYLSPFDEFQRMKHHPVFAQYLHGGERITYGARAITKGGLSSLPRQQFHGGLLIGCDAGTLNFGKIKGSHTAMKSGMLAAQAIHDELTAGFTHTVPGYERLFHDSWLYQELHQSRNVGANIHKYGQLFGGVLTSIEQNWLKDRATWTLPDSLPDHLSLKPLAKCKPIAYPKPDGMLSFDKPSSLYLSGTQHEENQPCHLVLSDPILPITSHLAENGEPSQYYCPAGVYEIVGDAGQQRLVINAANCLHCKTCDIKDPSQNITWRPPEGGGGPNYPNM; encoded by the coding sequence ATGGAACGAGAATGTATGGAGTTTGATGTGGTGATTATCGGTGCTGGCCCTGCAGGGTTAGCAGCGGCTTGCCAGTTAATGCTGATAGCAAAACAGCAAAAAAAACCGCCACCCAATGTCTGTGTGCTTGAAAAAGGCGCTGAAGTTGGTGCTCATATTCTGTCTGGCGCGGTATTCGAAACGCGTGCGCTTGATGAGCTTTTCCCTGATTGGGAACACACAGATGCACCGATTGTTTCTCAAGTTGCTGAGAACCATCTTTACTGGCTGACCAATGCCAACAACCACCTTGTTATACCTGAACACCTCGCGCCTGACAGTATGAATAACGATGGCAACTACATCATTAGTTTAGGCTTATTGTGCCGTTGGTTAGCCAAGCAAGCAGAACAACTTGGTGTCGAAATTTTTCCGGGTTTTGCTGCATCCGATATTTGTTACGACAGCAGTAATGCCGTCACAGGTGTGATCACTTCGGATATGGGGCGAGATAAACAAGGTACACCAAAAGCCACTTTTGAAGCGGGTATTGAGTTAAAAGCCAAATACACCATTTTTGCTGAAGGAAGTCGCGGACACTTAGGTAAACAGCTCATTGCGCATTACCATTTAGATAACAACAAACCGCCCCAACACTATGCGCTAGGCATTAAAGAATTATGGAAAATCCCTGCCAAGCAACATCAAGAAGGGCTCGTGATCCACGGTACTGGTTTTCCTCTTAGTGAGTCTGATTCGACAGGAGGAAGTTTTCTTTATCACCTTGAAGGCAATCGTTTAGAAGATCAAAACTCAGAAGAGCACTATGTCGCCGTTGGGCTAATTGTTGATTTAAATTACCAAAACCCCTATCTAAGCCCCTTTGATGAATTTCAAAGAATGAAACACCACCCTGTGTTTGCCCAGTATTTACACGGCGGCGAACGCATAACCTATGGCGCAAGAGCTATCACTAAAGGCGGCTTATCTTCACTGCCTCGCCAGCAGTTTCATGGTGGATTATTGATTGGTTGCGATGCAGGTACCCTTAACTTTGGCAAAATTAAAGGCAGCCATACCGCGATGAAATCTGGCATGCTCGCCGCACAAGCAATACATGATGAACTCACCGCTGGCTTTACCCACACAGTACCTGGGTACGAACGGTTATTTCATGATTCTTGGCTATACCAAGAACTTCATCAGTCACGTAATGTCGGCGCTAACATCCATAAATACGGCCAACTATTCGGAGGCGTACTCACCAGTATTGAACAAAACTGGTTAAAAGACCGCGCAACGTGGACACTACCCGACAGCTTGCCAGACCATTTAAGCTTGAAGCCCCTCGCCAAATGTAAGCCTATCGCTTATCCCAAACCAGATGGCATGCTAAGTTTTGATAAGCCCTCATCGTTATACCTCTCTGGCACTCAGCATGAAGAGAACCAACCCTGCCATTTGGTATTAAGTGATCCTATATTACCTATCACTTCTCATTTAGCTGAAAACGGGGAACCCAGCCAGTATTACTGCCCCGCTGGTGTATATGAAATCGTCGGGGACGCAGGCCAACAGCGTCTAGTGATCAACGCCGCTAACTGCCTGCACTGTAAAACTTGTGATATCAAAGACCCTTCGCAAAACATTACTTGGCGACCACCAGAGGGTGGCGGCGGACCTAATTATCCAAATATGTAA
- a CDS encoding DMT family transporter has translation MSNKSVGYAMLLLIVGNLIAVFSDALIKTLGDGVAVFQFVFFRQLTAVIILLPFCVKSSLPELTSGLKWHALRAHIWLFGAVFMVFAINSMPLATANAIFYAAPLIMLPLAFVFFREKLSKQSVLTGVIGFIGVLVVIRPTHIDWAAISALVVALTLAGNNLLIRKLPTHQTVAQTLLLTNLVGMPASFGLALWEGEAWNWAPLLTAAGSSFFILIYAATCVVAYRSVESNKIASAEYSGLLGAVLVGIVWFGEMPEIEMLIGAALIILPLLLLAKVEQKQKRARKKEAQTVIEMSLESDFSLATDPTVDR, from the coding sequence ATGTCTAATAAATCTGTCGGCTATGCGATGTTGTTACTGATTGTTGGTAATTTAATTGCAGTATTCTCTGATGCGCTGATCAAAACACTTGGTGATGGTGTGGCGGTGTTTCAGTTTGTCTTTTTCCGCCAATTAACAGCGGTGATTATTTTATTGCCATTTTGTGTCAAAAGTTCATTACCTGAATTAACCAGTGGTTTGAAATGGCATGCACTTCGCGCCCATATTTGGCTTTTTGGCGCAGTTTTTATGGTTTTCGCCATTAATTCGATGCCACTAGCAACAGCGAATGCCATTTTCTATGCTGCTCCTCTTATTATGTTGCCGCTGGCGTTTGTTTTTTTCCGTGAAAAGTTGAGTAAGCAGTCTGTTTTAACTGGCGTGATTGGCTTTATTGGTGTGCTGGTGGTTATCCGTCCAACGCACATTGATTGGGCCGCTATTTCTGCATTGGTTGTTGCGCTAACCTTGGCAGGAAATAATCTGTTGATTCGTAAATTACCGACTCACCAGACGGTTGCACAAACCTTACTGTTAACGAATCTAGTTGGTATGCCTGCGTCATTCGGGTTAGCGCTGTGGGAAGGTGAAGCGTGGAATTGGGCGCCTTTACTGACAGCTGCGGGATCAAGCTTTTTTATTCTTATCTATGCCGCCACATGTGTCGTTGCCTATCGTTCGGTTGAAAGTAATAAAATTGCCAGTGCTGAATACAGTGGTTTATTAGGTGCCGTGTTAGTCGGCATTGTGTGGTTTGGTGAAATGCCTGAAATTGAAATGCTAATTGGAGCGGCGTTGATCATCCTGCCTTTATTGTTATTGGCGAAGGTTGAGCAAAAACAAAAAAGAGCACGAAAAAAAGAGGCACAAACTGTTATCGAAATGTCGCTTGAATCTGACTTTTCGTTAGCGACAGACCCTACTGTAGATCGATGA
- a CDS encoding LysR substrate-binding domain-containing protein, whose protein sequence is MKLPPLRAVHCFEAVARHNSFSQAAEVLNVTQSAVSHQVKLLEDYLGKPLFIRQGRLLSLSDEGKHYYDTVSNALQDIAHASNVIKEGKKSQLRLAMYSTLAVKWLIPRLDKLRQEYPEIDLSLTMVADEPDFNDQTADCFITCKPPKAKYTSELLYNERLYPVCSKQVWDKIKDQAMPDALWDFPLLSVKSVLPAGKEGDDWRTWCQLGQFPLPNHAQMHYFSHLLLSAEAARYNQGIALLNHYFMTEEENQHELVRIPLHDLPTGDNFYFTYKESCADQPNIRKLGAWLRRQCDEMEPH, encoded by the coding sequence ATGAAACTTCCCCCACTTCGTGCTGTTCATTGCTTTGAAGCCGTCGCCCGTCATAACAGTTTTTCGCAAGCTGCCGAGGTGCTCAATGTCACTCAAAGTGCGGTGAGTCATCAAGTGAAATTACTCGAAGATTATTTAGGAAAACCACTGTTTATTCGTCAAGGCAGGCTACTTTCCCTTAGCGATGAAGGTAAGCACTATTACGATACAGTCAGTAATGCGCTACAAGATATTGCCCATGCCAGCAATGTCATAAAAGAAGGTAAAAAAAGCCAATTACGGCTAGCAATGTATAGCACCTTAGCCGTTAAATGGCTTATCCCTCGCCTTGATAAACTTCGGCAAGAATACCCAGAAATAGATCTATCTTTAACCATGGTTGCTGACGAACCCGACTTTAACGATCAGACTGCCGATTGCTTTATTACTTGTAAGCCGCCCAAAGCCAAATACACCAGTGAACTTCTTTATAACGAACGACTCTACCCTGTATGTAGTAAGCAGGTATGGGACAAAATCAAAGACCAAGCTATGCCTGATGCACTTTGGGACTTCCCGCTTTTATCCGTAAAATCCGTACTTCCAGCGGGCAAAGAAGGTGATGATTGGCGAACATGGTGTCAATTAGGACAGTTCCCGTTACCTAACCATGCTCAAATGCACTATTTCAGCCATCTGCTACTCTCGGCAGAGGCTGCGCGCTACAATCAAGGGATCGCGCTATTGAACCACTATTTTATGACTGAAGAAGAGAATCAGCATGAATTAGTACGTATTCCATTACACGACCTTCCTACTGGTGATAATTTCTATTTCACTTATAAAGAAAGCTGTGCCGATCAACCTAATATACGCAAGCTAGGTGCATGGTTAAGGCGTCAGTGTGATGAAATGGAACCGCATTAA
- the cutA gene encoding divalent-cation tolerance protein CutA: MTEQCCVVMTTFSDEKVGKRIIDALIEQRLAACIQVQAIESYYHWKGEVNCDAEKQMMIKTKVSLYDAVEAEIVKQHDYETPEIIQLPISRGLKGYVDWINEECQ, translated from the coding sequence ATGACCGAGCAGTGCTGTGTAGTGATGACTACGTTCTCAGACGAAAAAGTGGGTAAACGTATTATTGATGCTTTGATTGAGCAGCGGTTAGCGGCGTGTATCCAAGTGCAAGCAATTGAAAGCTACTATCACTGGAAGGGTGAAGTAAACTGCGATGCTGAAAAGCAGATGATGATTAAAACCAAGGTATCGCTATATGATGCGGTAGAAGCTGAAATTGTAAAACAACACGATTATGAAACGCCTGAAATTATCCAACTGCCAATTAGTCGTGGTTTGAAAGGCTATGTTGATTGGATTAATGAAGAGTGCCAATAA
- a CDS encoding alpha-amylase family glycosyl hydrolase codes for MVASTLIGCQSTKNTESLGYISEPYECAVPMVEQSQDLRIYQVMVESFVNGNDSIGHGTGYGTSHHKGDLQGVIDSLDYIQSLGMNAIWLTPIFNSIPDEGQNHWADRLDATGYFTSDYFSIDPRFGDMDKARELVEAAHAKGMYVFLDGVFGHHKDNLVPSPQGRLPAGDSNPVDYPESLAFYQEVASYWVKELKIDGWRLDQAYQVPLPAWKALRKSVDQASQSVTYQNAEGEAVHPLGYMVAEIWNNENYITRTGYGPEKDPALCSAFDFPVRYRVVETFAVNENNNGGKGGEWLAEGMKLHDLYPPHAKPNLMLGNHDLVRFGDLLQRGNIAKPDQAEYWARHRAALSFLGAYNGPITLYYGEEVGDEVPNFADKASSDICALQGYCDDHVARSSAKIDGVTTQLNQQQTELRDYVASLMTLREQHPAIVHGKRTSVLATDAVYVDHKQKGDDALLYMVSTQAKANMLTLKAADIASEGVLVDLQTNVRFEPVNGEYQIPLSGFQARFLEIEKPSNAGVKVETTLAVLTGKGFMAQCDNPTVVEAGPKTETMYVVGDFADSGWKHKDNRAYSYKGDNTYQVVVDEVAGAYRMQYATKDWSPQYTAEGLELKPGQEKTLQFGGYGKDTAVTLPVAGRYVWSLKFSDQGSPRQIMVSKCDE; via the coding sequence ATGGTAGCCAGTACCCTTATTGGTTGCCAGAGCACGAAAAATACTGAGTCGTTAGGTTATATCAGCGAGCCTTATGAATGCGCCGTACCTATGGTTGAACAATCGCAAGACCTACGTATTTATCAGGTTATGGTTGAAAGCTTTGTAAACGGTAATGACAGTATCGGTCATGGCACAGGTTATGGTACCAGCCACCATAAAGGTGATTTACAAGGCGTGATTGATTCGCTCGATTATATCCAATCGCTTGGCATGAATGCGATTTGGCTAACCCCTATTTTTAATTCGATTCCTGATGAAGGGCAGAACCACTGGGCTGACCGCTTAGATGCGACCGGCTATTTTACCAGTGACTACTTTAGCATTGACCCACGTTTTGGTGATATGGATAAAGCGCGTGAATTAGTCGAAGCTGCACATGCGAAAGGCATGTATGTGTTCTTAGATGGTGTGTTTGGTCACCATAAAGACAACCTTGTTCCATCCCCACAAGGTCGCCTTCCTGCTGGTGACAGCAATCCTGTCGATTACCCAGAAAGTCTCGCTTTTTATCAAGAAGTCGCATCTTACTGGGTTAAAGAACTCAAAATCGATGGGTGGCGTTTAGATCAAGCCTACCAAGTGCCTCTTCCTGCTTGGAAAGCACTGCGTAAAAGTGTTGATCAGGCCTCGCAGTCGGTGACATATCAAAATGCCGAAGGTGAAGCTGTGCATCCATTAGGTTATATGGTTGCTGAGATTTGGAACAATGAAAACTACATCACTCGAACAGGTTACGGTCCAGAAAAAGATCCTGCGTTATGCTCGGCATTTGATTTCCCTGTACGTTACCGCGTTGTAGAAACCTTTGCTGTTAATGAAAACAATAATGGTGGTAAAGGCGGTGAGTGGCTCGCTGAAGGGATGAAATTACACGATTTATACCCGCCACATGCAAAGCCTAACCTAATGCTGGGCAATCATGATCTAGTGCGCTTTGGCGATTTACTTCAGCGTGGCAACATCGCTAAGCCTGATCAGGCAGAATACTGGGCGCGTCACCGTGCTGCACTTTCTTTCTTAGGTGCTTATAACGGTCCGATCACCTTGTATTATGGTGAAGAAGTGGGTGATGAAGTCCCGAACTTTGCTGATAAGGCCAGCAGTGATATTTGCGCCCTACAAGGTTACTGTGATGATCATGTAGCGCGTAGCAGCGCCAAGATTGACGGTGTAACGACGCAATTAAACCAACAACAGACTGAACTGCGGGATTATGTTGCTTCTTTAATGACACTTCGCGAGCAGCACCCTGCGATAGTGCATGGTAAGCGCACTTCGGTATTAGCGACAGACGCTGTGTATGTTGATCATAAGCAGAAAGGTGACGATGCCTTGCTTTATATGGTGAGCACTCAAGCGAAAGCAAATATGTTAACCCTTAAGGCGGCAGATATTGCATCGGAAGGTGTTTTGGTCGATCTGCAAACTAACGTCCGTTTTGAACCTGTAAATGGTGAATATCAGATCCCACTATCAGGTTTCCAAGCCCGTTTTCTTGAGATAGAAAAACCCTCCAATGCAGGGGTAAAAGTTGAAACAACCTTAGCCGTGCTAACGGGAAAAGGGTTTATGGCGCAGTGTGATAACCCAACAGTAGTAGAGGCTGGTCCTAAAACGGAAACCATGTATGTGGTGGGTGATTTTGCAGATTCTGGCTGGAAACACAAAGATAACCGCGCATACAGCTATAAAGGCGACAATACGTATCAAGTGGTGGTGGATGAAGTGGCGGGGGCCTACCGTATGCAGTACGCCACTAAAGATTGGTCGCCACAATACACGGCTGAAGGTTTAGAGCTCAAACCTGGGCAAGAGAAAACCCTACAGTTTGGCGGCTATGGTAAAGATACCGCAGTCACGCTACCAGTGGCAGGCCGTTATGTATGGAGTTTGAAGTTCAGTGACCAAGGTAGCCCACGCCAAATCATGGTCTCTAAATGTGATGAATAG
- a CDS encoding alpha-ketoacid dehydrogenase subunit beta → MAEMTLLEAVNLALHHEMASDPKVIVLGEDVGDNGGVFRATVGLKDKFGCKRVIDSPLAEALIGGVTVGMASQGLRPVAEFQFQGFVFPALEHLMCHAARMRNRTRGRLTCPAVFRAPFGGGIHAPEHHSESVEALFTHTPGFKVVIPSSPQRAYGLLLAAIRSNDPVMFFEPKRIYRTVKSNVEDNGNALPLDTCFTLRKGRDITLVTWGACVVESLQAADELSKQGIEAEVIDLASIQPLDMRTIFASLEKTGRLLVVHEACKTGGVGGEIIARTAEHAMCLLKAPPKRVTGMDTVMPYYRNEDYFMLQEADIIAAARELVEGWK, encoded by the coding sequence ATGGCTGAGATGACTCTACTTGAAGCTGTTAACCTCGCCTTACATCACGAAATGGCAAGTGATCCGAAAGTTATCGTGCTGGGTGAAGATGTCGGTGATAACGGCGGTGTTTTCCGAGCAACTGTTGGACTTAAAGACAAATTCGGCTGCAAGCGCGTTATTGACTCACCGCTTGCCGAAGCATTAATTGGCGGCGTCACTGTCGGTATGGCTAGCCAAGGGCTACGTCCTGTGGCTGAATTTCAATTCCAAGGCTTTGTCTTTCCTGCGCTAGAGCATTTGATGTGTCATGCCGCCAGAATGCGAAACCGAACCCGTGGTCGCCTCACCTGCCCTGCTGTCTTCCGTGCCCCATTTGGTGGTGGTATTCATGCACCAGAGCATCACTCTGAGAGTGTCGAAGCGCTGTTTACCCACACTCCCGGATTCAAGGTCGTGATCCCATCTTCTCCACAACGTGCTTATGGCTTACTGCTTGCTGCCATTCGCAGCAATGACCCTGTGATGTTCTTTGAACCAAAGCGGATTTATCGCACGGTAAAATCTAATGTTGAAGATAATGGCAATGCACTACCACTCGATACCTGTTTCACACTGCGTAAAGGTCGCGATATTACTTTAGTCACTTGGGGAGCATGCGTGGTCGAATCACTACAAGCTGCCGATGAATTGTCTAAGCAAGGAATAGAAGCCGAGGTGATCGATTTGGCCTCTATTCAGCCGCTAGACATGCGCACCATCTTCGCTTCACTTGAAAAAACAGGACGGTTACTGGTTGTTCATGAAGCCTGTAAAACAGGAGGTGTAGGGGGTGAAATTATCGCCCGCACTGCCGAACATGCCATGTGCTTATTAAAAGCCCCACCGAAGCGCGTAACAGGTATGGATACAGTAATGCCTTATTACCGCAATGAAGACTACTTCATGCTCCAAGAGGCTGACATTATTGCGGCTGCCAGAGAATTAGTGGAGGGTTGGAAATGA
- a CDS encoding electron transfer flavoprotein subunit beta/FixA family protein yields MKVLVAIKRVIDPYVKIRIKDDGSGVEDSNVKMAMNPFCEIAVEEAVRLKEADIASEIVVVSVGDDTCQEQLRSALALGADRAIHIATSDKLEPLAIAKLLNALVQKEQPSLMLLGKQSIDTDNNQVAQMLSALTGYPQGTFASELTVNTQTVVVTREIDGGLETLSLQLPAIISTDLRLNEPRYASLPNIMKAKRKPFAVIAIDEFELDIAPRQEIIDVMVPPKRESGIRVESVQELVTKLRNEAKVIE; encoded by the coding sequence GTGAAAGTGCTAGTAGCGATTAAGCGTGTGATTGACCCTTATGTGAAAATTCGGATTAAAGATGATGGAAGCGGCGTGGAAGATAGCAATGTCAAAATGGCAATGAATCCATTTTGTGAAATTGCCGTTGAAGAAGCTGTGCGCTTAAAAGAAGCGGATATTGCCTCTGAAATTGTTGTCGTTTCGGTAGGTGATGATACCTGCCAAGAACAATTAAGAAGCGCACTCGCATTAGGAGCCGATCGCGCGATCCATATTGCAACATCCGATAAATTAGAACCTCTTGCGATAGCCAAGTTACTCAATGCGTTAGTGCAAAAAGAACAACCGTCTCTGATGTTATTGGGCAAGCAATCTATTGATACCGACAACAACCAAGTTGCCCAAATGCTATCTGCGCTAACGGGTTATCCTCAAGGTACTTTTGCTTCTGAACTTACTGTGAATACGCAAACTGTGGTTGTCACGCGTGAAATAGACGGTGGCCTAGAAACCTTATCGCTCCAGCTACCTGCCATTATTAGCACCGATCTTAGATTAAATGAGCCTCGCTATGCATCTTTGCCCAATATTATGAAAGCCAAGCGCAAGCCGTTTGCGGTTATCGCGATTGATGAGTTTGAGCTCGATATAGCACCAAGACAGGAGATTATCGACGTTATGGTGCCACCGAAGCGCGAATCAGGGATCCGCGTTGAATCAGTGCAAGAGCTAGTCACTAAATTGCGAAATGAAGCGAAGGTGATCGAATGA
- a CDS encoding dihydrolipoamide acetyltransferase family protein, whose translation MKAFTLPDLGEGLAESEILEWHVNIGDVVTLDQIILTVETAKATVDVPAPNSGTIMSRHGNEGDIINIGCLLVEIDEQVTATTAASGTSLPSPPSANRKTTSSSSSKNREHDTHNSSTHSAKNDAATVVGNVSQTSHNINIDEFWVGSEKSHDEKMVITALPSARVLAQKLGINLHHIQGSGPDGVILDCDVHQASDQQRPGTEMLRGARRSMAASMAKAHQQIAAVTITEEAILSSWAANEDITTRLVQAIVAACKKEPALNAWFDPDTMTRCVHSMVNIGVAVDSQYGLYVPVIRHADEFHAEDIREWINDTVAGIKARKIGREQLQHGTITLTNFGAIAGIYATPVVSPPQVAIVGAGRIIKKLVLTNGKAEEVNALPLSMTFDHRACTGGEAARFMKALVTQLES comes from the coding sequence ATGAAAGCATTCACACTACCCGATTTAGGCGAAGGGTTGGCAGAGTCTGAAATTTTAGAATGGCACGTCAATATTGGTGACGTTGTCACACTAGACCAAATTATCCTAACCGTTGAAACGGCTAAAGCAACCGTCGATGTTCCAGCCCCTAACAGCGGTACGATCATGAGCAGGCACGGGAATGAAGGTGACATCATTAATATAGGTTGTCTGTTGGTCGAAATTGATGAGCAAGTAACCGCAACAACAGCGGCTTCTGGGACAAGCTTACCTTCACCGCCTTCTGCAAATAGAAAAACGACATCGTCTAGCAGCTCAAAAAATCGTGAGCATGATACTCACAACTCAAGCACTCACAGTGCCAAAAACGATGCTGCAACTGTAGTCGGCAATGTTTCTCAAACTAGCCACAACATCAATATCGATGAATTTTGGGTAGGGAGTGAAAAGTCACATGATGAAAAAATGGTGATTACAGCACTCCCTTCAGCCCGAGTTTTAGCACAAAAACTCGGTATCAATTTACATCATATTCAAGGCTCTGGTCCTGATGGGGTGATCCTCGACTGCGACGTACATCAAGCTAGTGATCAACAACGTCCAGGCACTGAAATGCTAAGAGGTGCGCGTCGTAGCATGGCGGCAAGTATGGCTAAGGCCCACCAACAAATAGCAGCCGTTACCATTACAGAAGAAGCCATCTTGAGTTCTTGGGCTGCCAACGAGGATATAACAACACGGTTAGTGCAAGCTATTGTCGCCGCCTGTAAGAAAGAACCCGCGCTCAATGCGTGGTTCGATCCTGATACCATGACTCGGTGCGTACATAGCATGGTGAATATTGGCGTTGCAGTAGACAGCCAATATGGACTGTATGTGCCTGTGATCCGTCATGCTGATGAGTTTCATGCCGAGGACATCAGAGAGTGGATTAACGATACTGTTGCAGGTATAAAAGCGCGGAAAATTGGACGAGAGCAGCTCCAACACGGCACCATTACACTTACCAACTTTGGCGCGATTGCCGGTATTTATGCCACCCCAGTTGTCTCGCCCCCGCAAGTCGCAATTGTTGGAGCAGGTAGGATCATCAAGAAACTGGTACTCACTAACGGGAAAGCCGAAGAAGTGAATGCCCTCCCACTTTCAATGACCTTTGATCACCGTGCCTGTACAGGCGGTGAAGCAGCACGTTTTATGAAGGCACTAGTCACGCAGCTAGAAAGCTAA
- a CDS encoding electron transfer flavoprotein subunit alpha/FixB family protein has translation MKTLIIAEHNGHSLATDTLKVVRAAASLDQPIDMLIAGENVNAIIEQAQRIETIDSVLVADSSCYQHALAENVSVLVEAMVSEHSDSPEGYSHILTAATTFGKNLLPRIAALLDVGMLSDVIEIESKDTVIRPIYAGNALARVRSNDRIKAISVRASAFDAAEQLSDSQGSAPVNFVAITHQSLLVEFVSQQVVASARPELPAARVVVSGGRGLGSKENFAMVEQLADKLDAAIGASRAAVDAGYVSNELQVGQTGKIVAPDLYIAIGISGAIQHLAGMKDSKVIVAINNDPDAAIFEIADYALIGDLFEILPALIDELG, from the coding sequence ATGAAAACCTTAATTATTGCGGAACATAATGGACATTCACTAGCGACTGACACCTTAAAAGTAGTACGTGCAGCTGCAAGTTTAGATCAACCAATAGATATGCTGATAGCAGGCGAAAATGTGAATGCTATTATTGAGCAAGCTCAGCGTATTGAAACAATAGATTCTGTGCTGGTGGCGGATTCATCGTGTTATCAGCACGCTCTTGCTGAAAATGTATCGGTACTGGTTGAAGCTATGGTTAGTGAGCACAGCGATAGTCCCGAAGGCTATAGTCACATACTCACTGCTGCGACCACGTTTGGTAAGAACCTTTTGCCAAGAATCGCGGCATTACTGGATGTGGGTATGCTGTCTGATGTGATAGAGATTGAGTCGAAAGATACGGTTATTCGGCCAATTTATGCGGGCAATGCGCTCGCTCGGGTTCGCTCTAACGACCGTATTAAAGCGATATCGGTACGGGCATCGGCTTTTGATGCTGCAGAGCAACTTTCAGACTCTCAGGGATCTGCGCCAGTTAATTTCGTAGCTATAACGCATCAATCTCTATTAGTTGAATTTGTTTCTCAGCAAGTGGTTGCGAGTGCTCGCCCTGAATTGCCAGCAGCGCGTGTAGTCGTTTCGGGGGGGCGAGGGTTAGGCAGTAAAGAAAATTTTGCTATGGTTGAGCAGCTTGCCGATAAGCTCGATGCAGCCATTGGGGCTTCGCGAGCAGCGGTAGATGCGGGTTATGTATCTAATGAGCTACAAGTAGGCCAAACGGGTAAAATTGTTGCGCCTGATTTGTACATTGCGATAGGGATTTCAGGGGCTATTCAGCATTTAGCTGGAATGAAAGATTCTAAGGTGATCGTCGCGATAAATAATGATCCTGATGCCGCTATTTTTGAGATTGCAGATTATGCGTTGATCGGAGATTTATTCGAAATTTTACCTGCGCTGATTGATGAACTTGGCTGA